From Deinococcota bacterium, the proteins below share one genomic window:
- a CDS encoding anhydro-N-acetylmuramic acid kinase, which produces DMAAGGQGAPMVAFGDLKLFAEPGVARAVHNLGGISNLTYLPADGDPGGVFAFDTGPASCLIDEAVKRDFDRDFDAGGALAARGEVHERVLAALLAHPYLSQGLPKTTGREVFTLSEFGAELKGVGGHDLLATLTAFTAESIARAYRDFVLAEGLDEVLVAGGGAHNDTLLEMLRARLELPVRSFEELGWRAKDREALAFAVMAYYAWHGLPNTLPRATGARRPVIAGKLSRPWGAG; this is translated from the coding sequence CGGACATGGCCGCGGGCGGCCAGGGCGCGCCGATGGTGGCGTTTGGCGACCTCAAGCTCTTCGCCGAGCCGGGCGTAGCGCGCGCCGTCCACAACCTGGGCGGCATCTCCAACCTCACCTACCTGCCCGCGGACGGTGACCCCGGCGGTGTCTTCGCCTTCGACACGGGACCAGCGAGCTGCCTCATCGACGAGGCGGTGAAACGTGACTTCGACCGGGACTTCGACGCGGGCGGCGCCCTGGCCGCGCGGGGCGAGGTTCACGAGAGGGTCCTTGCCGCTCTGCTGGCGCATCCCTATCTGAGCCAGGGGCTGCCCAAGACGACCGGGCGCGAGGTCTTTACGCTGAGCGAGTTTGGGGCTGAACTAAAGGGCGTGGGGGGCCACGACCTGCTGGCGACGCTGACGGCCTTCACCGCGGAATCCATCGCCCGGGCCTACCGGGATTTCGTGCTTGCCGAGGGTCTGGACGAGGTTTTGGTGGCCGGCGGCGGCGCGCACAACGACACGCTTCTCGAGATGCTCCGCGCCCGGCTCGAGCTGCCCGTCCGCAGCTTCGAGGAGCTGGGCTGGCGCGCCAAGGACCGCGAGGCGCTGGCCTTTGCGGTGATGGCCTATTATGCCTGGCACGGTCTGCCCAACACCCTGCCCCGGGCGACCGGCGCGCGCCGTCCGGTGATCGCCGGCAAGCTCTCGAGGCCCTGGGGGGCCGGATGA